Proteins from a genomic interval of Onychostoma macrolepis isolate SWU-2019 chromosome 17, ASM1243209v1, whole genome shotgun sequence:
- the tmem26a gene encoding transmembrane protein 26 isoform X1, whose translation MILVKFVCAIITRSLFILVSLIGVWRVKTVKNDNMYWLLTVLYIPLVLEMIITLKRRKGQDYKWFSPAILFFLISIIPSIWLLELHHQENKAIDPQCRKLDSWDNVKSILPTNGTMGEETLKHLERMLTSVCANDWILGLHQVLLILLILGKWLLPLGGGVTRDELSQLLLIFVGTAADILEFTSETLSDVKENNNQLVYVILAVWTWSMLQFPFHLAVVTSRPQNSDEPKGGDGCCNLVLSRHSTDIWNIVECLFIQDGPFLVVRLIVMIYFDVFHQMLVFFAIKNFLVVVLNLYRLLVICQDFKPPSSSPSTSPPV comes from the exons ATGATTTTAGTTAAATTCGTGTGCGCCATCATAACCAGGTCGTTATTTATTCTGGTCTCTCTCATCGGCGTCTGGAGAGTGAAAACAGTGAAAAATGACAACATGTACTGGTTACTGACTGTCCTTTACATTCCTCTGGTCTTGGAGATGATTATCACGTTAAAACGAAGAAAAGGACAAGACTACAAATG GTTTTCTCCAGCCATCCTTTTCTTCCTCATCAGCATTATTCCATCCATATGGCTTCTAGAGTTACATCATCAGGAGAACAAAGCCATTGACCCTCAG TGTAGGAAACTGGACTCTTGGGACAATGTTAAGAGCATATTGCCTACAAATGGCACAATGGGTGAGGAAACACTAAAG CACTTGGAGCGCATGCTCACTTCCGTGTGTGCGAATGATTGGATCCTTGGTCTTCATCAGGTTCTGCTCATTCTTCTCATCCTTGGAAAGTGGCTCCTCCCATTAGGAGGAGGAGTGACGCGTGACGAGCTGTCTCAGCTTTTACTCATCTTTGTTGGCACGGCGGCAGACATTCTGGAATTCACCAGTGAAACACTTTCTGATGTCAA AGAGAACAACAATCAACTGGTGTATGTAAtcttggcagtgtggacttggAGTATGTTGCAGTTTCCTTTTCACCTGGCAG TTGTGACGTCCCGGCCGCAGAACTCAGATGAGCCGAAGGGTGGAGATGGCTGTTGTAACTTGGTCTTGTCAAGACACAGTACAGATATTTGGAACATCGTGGAGTGTTTGTTTATCCAGGACGGGCCCTTTCTCGTGGTACGTCTCATTGTGATGATATACTTTGATGTGTTCCACCAGATGTTGGTCTTCTTCGCTATTAAGAACTTTCTAGTGGTCGTCCTCAACCTCTACAGGCTCCTAGTTATCTGTCAAGACTTTAaaccaccatcatcatcaccatctaCCTCTCCCCCAGTATGA
- the cdk1 gene encoding cyclin-dependent kinase 1 translates to MDDYLKIEKIGEGTYGVVYKGRNKTTGQVVAMKKIRLESEEEGVPSTAVREISLLKELQHPNVVRLLDVLMQESKLYLVFEFLSMDLKKYLDSIPSGQFMDPMLVKSYLYQILEGILFCHCRRVLHRDLKPQNLLIDNKGVIKLADFGLARAFGVPVRVYTHEVVTLWYRAPEVLLGASRYSTPVDVWSIGTIFAELATKKPLFHGDSEIDQLFRIFRTLGTPNNEVWPDVESLPDYKNTFPKWKSGNLASTVKNLDKNGIDLLTKMLIYDPPKRISARQAMTHPYFDDLDKSTLPASNLKI, encoded by the exons ATGGATGACTATCTGAAGATAGAGAAAATTGGTGAAG GTACATATGGTGTTGTATATAAGGGAAGGAACAAGACCACTGGACAGGTGGTTGCTATGAAGAAGATCCGCCTGGAGAGTGAGGAGGAGGGGGTTCCCAGCACTGCTGTCAGAGAGATCTCCCTCCTCAAGGAGCTCCAGCATCCCAACGTTGTACG CCTGCTGGATGTATTGATGCAGGAGTCAAAGTTATACCTGGTGTTTGAATTTCTGTCCATGGATCTGAAGAAGTACTTGGACTCCATCCCATCAGGCCAGTTCATGGATCCCATGCTGGTCAAG AGTTACCTGTATCAGATCCTTGAGGGGATTCTGTTCTGCCACTGTCGCAGGGTTCTGCATCGTGACCTAAAGCCCCAGAACCTGCTTATTGATAATAAAGGTGTGATTAAGCTGGCAGACTTCGGGCTGGCACGTGCCTTTGGAGTCCCGGTCAGAGTGTACACACATGAG GTGGTCACTTTGTGGTATAGAGCTCCAGAAGTCTTGCTGGGGGCCTCACGTTATTCCACACCCGTAGACGTCTGGAGTATTGGTACCATCTTTGCCGAACTTGCTACAAAGAAACCGCTCTTCCATGGAGACTCAGAAATAGACCAGCTCTTCAGAATCTTCAG GACTTTGGGAACCCCTAACAATGAGGTCTGGCCAGATGTTGAGTCGCTGCCagattacaaaaatacattccCAAAGTGGAAATCTGGGAATCTGGCCAGTACTGTGAAAAACCTGGACAAGAACGGCATCGACCTGCTCACG AAAATGCTGATTTATGACCCTCCTAAGCGGATCTCAGCACGGCAAGCAATGACACATCCGTATTTTGACGATTTAGACAAGAGCACTCTTCCAGCCAGTAACCTCAAGATATAG
- the phyhipla gene encoding phytanoyl-CoA 2-hydroxylase interacting protein-like a, protein MEAASLAHGVASPLSPREGMIKNLSLESLQLCERDGKAEDPGVVGMELPVARNIKISNITCDSFKICWDMDPHTTEKITHYFIDLNKKENKNSNKFKHKDVPTKLVAKAVPLPMTVRGHWFLSPRTEYTVAVQIASKQTDGDYAVSEWSDIVEFCTADYSSVHLTQLLQKAEVIAGRMLKFSVFYRNQHEEYFQHCRDVLGGRMMPSVKDNSGSHGSPLSGKLEGIFFSCNTEFNTGEPPQDSPYGRFRFQIPAEVLFTPDTRLYFGDFYCMYTAYHYVILVLAPRGSRGDLYCRDRLPELDVTNNRFLTRVCGEDGRVVFQHAQDVILELIYTEPVPLAQGTVSQISGHQLMSLSTVNAKKDPSCKTCNISVGR, encoded by the exons GTAAAGCTGAGGATCCCGGAGTGGTAGGAATGGAGTTACCCGTTGCTCGCAACATCAAGATCAGTAACATCACCTGTGACTCCTTTAAGATCTGCTGGGATATGGACCCTCACACCACAGAGAAGATCACACATTACTTCATTGACCTTAACAAGAAGGAGAACAAGAACTCCAACAAATTCAAACACAAG GATGTGCCTACGAAGCTTGTTGCTAAGGCAGTCCCGTTGCCCATGACAGTGCGAGGCCATTGGTTCCTGAGTCCACGGACAGAATACACAGTTGCTGTGCAAATAGCATCCAAACAGACCGATGGAGACTACGCTGTATCAGAATGGAGTGACATTGTTGAATTTTGTACAGCTG ATTATTCCTCGGTGCATTTGACGCAGCTGTTGCAGAAGGCTGAAGTCATTGCTGGCAGGATGCTCAAGTTCTCCGTCTTTTACCGGAATCAGCATGAGGAATACTTCCAACACTGCAG aGATGTTCTTGGCGGTCGAATGATGCCCTCGGTAAAGGACAACAGCGGTAGTCATGGTTCACCTCTCAGTGGTAAACTGGAGGGGATCTTCTTCAGCTGCAACACTGAGTTTAACACCGGTGAGCCGCCACAGGATTCCCCATACGGCCGCTTCCGCTTCCAGATACCCGCCGAGGTTCTGTTCACCCCTGATACGCGCCTCTACTTCGGGGATTTCTACTGCATGTACACTGCCTATCATTATGTTATCCTCGTCCTGGCACCCCGGGGCTCACGCGGAGACCTGTACTGCAGAGATCGCCTTCCGGAGCTGGATGTGACGAACAACCGCTTCCTGACACGTGTCTGCGGGGAGGATGGGCGGGTGGTGTTTCAGCATGCGCAGGATGTGATTCTGGAGCTGATTTATACTGAGCCGGTGCCACTGGCACAGGGGACTGTCTCTCAGATCAGTGGCCACCAGTTGATGAGCTTGTCAACTGTGAATGCTAAGAAAGACCCCAGCTGCAAGACCTGCAACATCAGCGTTGGGCGCTAA
- the tmem26a gene encoding transmembrane protein 26 isoform X2, whose product MILVKFVCAIITRSLFILVSLIGVWRVKTVKNDNMYWLLTVLYIPLVLEMIITLKRRKGQDYKWFSPAILFFLISIIPSIWLLELHHQENKAIDPQCRKLDSWDNVKSILPTNGTMGEETLKHLERMLTSVCANDWILGLHQVLLILLILGKWLLPLGGGVTRDELSQLLLIFVGTAADILEFTSETLSDVKENNNQLVYVILAVWTWSMLQFPFHLAVVTSRPQNSDEPKGGDGCCNLVLSRHSTDIWNIVECLFIQDGPFLVFCKYPALKE is encoded by the exons ATGATTTTAGTTAAATTCGTGTGCGCCATCATAACCAGGTCGTTATTTATTCTGGTCTCTCTCATCGGCGTCTGGAGAGTGAAAACAGTGAAAAATGACAACATGTACTGGTTACTGACTGTCCTTTACATTCCTCTGGTCTTGGAGATGATTATCACGTTAAAACGAAGAAAAGGACAAGACTACAAATG GTTTTCTCCAGCCATCCTTTTCTTCCTCATCAGCATTATTCCATCCATATGGCTTCTAGAGTTACATCATCAGGAGAACAAAGCCATTGACCCTCAG TGTAGGAAACTGGACTCTTGGGACAATGTTAAGAGCATATTGCCTACAAATGGCACAATGGGTGAGGAAACACTAAAG CACTTGGAGCGCATGCTCACTTCCGTGTGTGCGAATGATTGGATCCTTGGTCTTCATCAGGTTCTGCTCATTCTTCTCATCCTTGGAAAGTGGCTCCTCCCATTAGGAGGAGGAGTGACGCGTGACGAGCTGTCTCAGCTTTTACTCATCTTTGTTGGCACGGCGGCAGACATTCTGGAATTCACCAGTGAAACACTTTCTGATGTCAA AGAGAACAACAATCAACTGGTGTATGTAAtcttggcagtgtggacttggAGTATGTTGCAGTTTCCTTTTCACCTGGCAG TTGTGACGTCCCGGCCGCAGAACTCAGATGAGCCGAAGGGTGGAGATGGCTGTTGTAACTTGGTCTTGTCAAGACACAGTACAGATATTTGGAACATCGTGGAGTGTTTGTTTATCCAGGACGGGCCCTTTCTCGTG TTCTGCAAGTACCctgcattaaaggaatag